The following proteins come from a genomic window of Limosilactobacillus reuteri:
- the dnaA gene encoding chromosomal replication initiator protein DnaA codes for MTELDSLWEAIQNSFRQDTTPVTFDTLIAPAKAISLSQNQLEIEVPTPVHRDFWRKNLNTQLKEFAQRELGRNIEPHYILEGEFTYTNKKTEDDPTPSFEMDTPLNPHYNFGTFVVGEGNKMAHAAAFAVAESPGSLYNPLFIYGGVGLGKTHLMEAIGNHMLQVNPNSRVKYVTSEDFTNDYINAIRNNTTEQLREEYRNLDLLLIDDIQFLANKEGTQLEFFNTFNALHDRKKQIVMTSDRIPNEIPELQDRLVSRFRWGLTVEITPPDLETRIAILRSKVEEDHIDIGNDTLNYIAGQIDTNIRELEGALTKVQAFANLSGERITPSLASQALKGLHRVVKNEISIATIQKQVADFYNITQGDILGKKRVKQIVMPRQIAMYLSRELTDSSLPKIGNEFGGKDHTTVLHAIDKIEAELKKDTHLQNDITKLKAKLRS; via the coding sequence TTGACTGAGCTCGATTCTCTGTGGGAAGCGATCCAAAATTCATTTCGTCAGGATACCACTCCGGTTACCTTTGACACTTTGATTGCTCCGGCAAAAGCAATTTCTCTCTCTCAAAATCAACTGGAAATCGAGGTGCCCACTCCGGTGCACCGCGATTTTTGGCGCAAAAATTTAAATACGCAGCTTAAAGAATTCGCTCAACGGGAATTAGGACGTAATATTGAGCCGCATTATATTTTAGAGGGAGAATTTACCTATACAAATAAAAAAACAGAAGATGATCCAACTCCTTCTTTTGAGATGGATACTCCTCTTAATCCTCACTACAACTTTGGAACGTTCGTTGTTGGAGAAGGAAACAAGATGGCACACGCTGCAGCATTTGCCGTTGCCGAAAGCCCGGGCAGCCTTTACAACCCACTCTTTATTTATGGGGGGGTTGGTTTAGGAAAGACCCACTTAATGGAAGCGATCGGTAACCATATGCTTCAAGTTAATCCAAATTCGCGTGTCAAATATGTGACGAGTGAGGATTTTACCAACGATTATATTAATGCTATTCGTAATAATACGACTGAACAATTAAGAGAAGAATATCGTAACCTTGATCTCCTATTAATTGATGATATTCAATTTTTAGCCAACAAAGAGGGAACACAGCTAGAATTTTTCAATACTTTTAATGCCCTTCATGATCGCAAAAAACAAATTGTTATGACATCTGATCGGATTCCAAATGAGATTCCTGAACTACAAGACCGGCTTGTATCACGTTTCAGATGGGGACTTACTGTCGAAATTACTCCTCCTGACTTAGAGACGCGAATTGCCATCTTGCGGAGCAAAGTTGAGGAAGATCATATTGATATTGGAAACGACACCCTTAATTACATCGCTGGCCAAATCGATACAAACATTCGTGAACTGGAAGGAGCCTTAACAAAGGTTCAAGCATTTGCTAATTTAAGCGGTGAGCGAATCACGCCAAGCTTAGCATCTCAAGCATTAAAGGGACTTCACCGCGTAGTCAAAAACGAAATATCAATCGCTACAATTCAAAAACAAGTCGCTGACTTTTATAATATAACTCAAGGAGATATCCTTGGTAAAAAGCGAGTTAAACAAATCGTTATGCCTCGCCAAATCGCTATGTATCTTTCTCGAGAACTCACCGATTCCTCTTTGCCAAAAATCGGCAACGAATTCGGCGGCAAAGACCATACCACCGTTTTACATGCTATCGATAAAATCGAGGCAGAACTAAAAAAGGATACCCACTTACAAAACGATATTACAAAACTAAAAGCTAAGCTCCGATCATAA
- the dnaN gene encoding DNA polymerase III subunit beta, whose product MNFTINRSAFISQLNNVLRAISSKTTIPILTGLKMVVNEDNIVLTGSNSDITIESVISANDANNDLTIEDTGAIVLPARFFSDIVKKLPDKKVTIEVTSGFQADITSGSAKFQINGQDAENFPHLPEIETNKSVTLPNDILKEVIRQTVIAVSKQESRPILAGVHMTLRDGVLTAVATDSHRLAQRKVVLKNIDNGIDFDVIIPGKSMEELSGMISDVHEDVQMQVTENQVLFIFGNTHFYSRLLEGNYPETSQLIPQTADTTVELEAGTFLSSIERASLLSHESRNDVVKLSLKPSENLVRISGDSPDIGTVEEEVVTSALDGNDLEISFNPNYMKDALRSFGQATIKISFTSPLRPFTLVPTEDQENFVHLITPVRTF is encoded by the coding sequence ATGAATTTTACGATTAACCGATCTGCATTCATTAGTCAATTAAATAATGTCTTACGTGCTATCTCTTCAAAAACAACTATTCCAATTTTGACTGGATTAAAGATGGTCGTAAACGAAGATAACATTGTGTTAACTGGTAGCAATTCAGACATCACAATTGAAAGTGTTATTAGTGCCAATGATGCTAATAATGATTTAACAATTGAAGATACTGGCGCTATTGTATTACCTGCCCGCTTCTTCAGTGATATTGTTAAAAAGTTGCCAGATAAGAAAGTAACTATTGAAGTTACAAGTGGTTTTCAAGCAGATATTACATCTGGTTCAGCTAAGTTCCAAATTAATGGCCAAGATGCCGAAAACTTTCCACATTTACCAGAAATTGAAACTAATAAATCAGTAACCCTTCCTAACGACATCCTTAAAGAAGTAATTCGTCAAACCGTCATTGCAGTATCTAAGCAAGAAAGTCGTCCAATCCTTGCGGGAGTTCATATGACTTTAAGAGATGGCGTTCTAACTGCTGTTGCAACAGATAGTCACCGACTTGCACAACGGAAAGTGGTCCTCAAAAACATCGATAACGGCATCGATTTTGATGTGATCATTCCTGGAAAGAGCATGGAAGAACTATCTGGAATGATTAGTGATGTCCATGAAGATGTACAAATGCAAGTAACTGAAAATCAAGTGTTATTTATCTTTGGTAATACTCATTTCTATTCTCGATTACTAGAAGGAAACTACCCTGAAACTAGTCAGTTAATTCCACAAACTGCTGATACCACAGTTGAGCTAGAAGCTGGGACATTTTTATCATCAATTGAGCGTGCTTCCCTTTTATCTCATGAAAGTCGTAACGATGTGGTTAAGTTAAGTCTAAAGCCATCAGAAAATCTTGTTCGAATTAGTGGTGATTCTCCAGATATCGGTACCGTTGAAGAAGAGGTAGTAACGTCTGCTCTTGATGGTAATGATCTTGAAATCTCGTTCAATCCTAACTACATGAAAGATGCTTTGCGTTCTTTTGGTCAAGCAACGATCAAGATTTCATTTACATCACCATTGCGACCATTTACTTTAGTTCCAACAGAAGATCAGGAAAATTTTGTTCACTTAATTACACCAGTACGGACATTTTAG
- the yaaA gene encoding S4 domain-containing protein YaaA, which yields MEEKSVLIDSPFITLGQLLKEEGIIPTGGAAKWFLKENTVLVNDEPDDRRGRKLYPEDKIQIPDHQLLVIKSK from the coding sequence ATGGAAGAAAAGTCAGTGTTGATTGATAGTCCATTTATTACACTCGGCCAGTTACTCAAAGAAGAGGGGATTATTCCTACTGGCGGAGCAGCTAAATGGTTTCTAAAAGAAAATACTGTATTAGTAAATGATGAGCCAGATGATCGGCGGGGACGCAAATTGTATCCCGAAGATAAGATTCAAATTCCTGACCACCAATTACTTGTTATTAAGAGTAAGTAG
- the recF gene encoding DNA replication/repair protein RecF produces the protein MILTELHLHHFRNYQDLTVHFNPGVNVLIGHNAQGKTNMLEAIYVLSLTKSHRTSNDHELINWQEKSALISGTVEKSIGKIPLELQFSSKGKKAKVNHLEQARLSQYVGQLNAILFAPEDLSLVKGSPALRRHFMDREFSQMSSKYLYNAGQYRTLLRQKNKYLKQLKYKQQTDRVLLGVLSDQLAAFGAEVIIARQHFLKHLEGWAADLHQEISLNKESLRLEYVNQLKVNDDATVEEAYQALFKLYQDNEQREIEQGTTIYGPHRDDIRFLVNNKNVQAFGSQGQQRTTALSVKLAEIDLMKEQTGEYPLLLLDDVLSELDTIRQTHLLTAIQNKVQTFLTTTSLSDVARQLINEPTIFEIEHGTLNKEEVK, from the coding sequence ATGATTCTGACGGAATTGCATTTACATCACTTTCGAAATTATCAGGATCTAACCGTTCACTTCAACCCTGGAGTGAACGTTTTAATTGGCCATAATGCACAAGGTAAAACGAATATGCTAGAGGCAATCTATGTCCTTTCCCTGACCAAGAGTCATCGAACAAGTAATGACCATGAACTTATTAATTGGCAAGAAAAATCGGCCCTAATAAGTGGCACAGTAGAAAAAAGTATTGGTAAGATTCCGCTTGAATTACAATTCTCGAGTAAGGGAAAAAAGGCAAAGGTAAATCATTTAGAACAAGCGCGATTATCACAATATGTGGGTCAACTAAATGCAATATTATTTGCCCCAGAGGACTTGTCGTTGGTAAAAGGGTCACCAGCTCTACGCCGCCACTTTATGGATCGAGAGTTTAGTCAGATGAGTAGCAAATATCTCTACAATGCAGGCCAATATCGCACACTCTTACGACAAAAAAACAAATATTTAAAGCAACTAAAATATAAGCAACAAACTGACCGTGTCCTTTTAGGGGTCCTATCTGATCAGCTTGCTGCTTTTGGTGCGGAAGTAATTATTGCCCGTCAACATTTTTTAAAGCACCTTGAAGGATGGGCAGCGGATTTACATCAAGAAATTTCACTAAATAAGGAATCATTACGGCTTGAGTATGTCAATCAATTAAAGGTTAATGATGATGCTACTGTTGAAGAGGCTTATCAGGCACTTTTTAAGTTATATCAGGATAATGAACAGCGTGAAATCGAGCAAGGGACAACAATTTATGGTCCTCATCGTGATGATATCCGCTTTCTGGTAAATAATAAAAACGTGCAGGCTTTTGGATCGCAAGGACAACAGCGAACGACAGCACTATCAGTAAAATTAGCAGAGATTGATTTGATGAAAGAGCAAACAGGCGAGTATCCATTGTTATTATTAGACGATGTGTTATCTGAACTAGATACAATTCGACAAACACACCTGTTAACAGCCATTCAGAATAAAGTCCAAACATTTTTGACGACAACTAGTCTGAGTGATGTTGCTCGCCAGCTAATTAATGAACCTACGATTTTTGAAATTGAGCACGGCACTTTGAATAAGGAGGAAGTAAAGTGA
- the gyrB gene encoding DNA topoisomerase (ATP-hydrolyzing) subunit B, translating to MSNEQQKETKMELASEYDASQIQVLKGLDAVRKRPGMYIGSTSAQGLHHLVWEIVDNGIDEALAGFCDEINVVVNPDNSITVKDNGRGIPVDTQKETGKSALETVFTVLHAGGKFGGGGYKVSGGLHGVGASVVNALSTELDVKVARQGKRYYMDFDHGHVKSSMKVIEEGLPETEHGTTVHFKPDPEIFRETTTYNIKTLTDRLRELTFLNKGLKITIEDLRQADHERKEFHYEGGIRHYVGYLNEDQNVLFDPPIYVEGKENDITVEVSLQYTDSYRSNLLTFTNNIHTYEGGTHETGFKMALTRVINDYGHKVGILKSNETLSGDDVREGLTAVVSIKHPDPQFEGQTKTKLGNSDARTATDHVFAATFNRFLLEHPDEARQIIEKGQLASKARVAAKRAREVTRKKSGLEISNLPGKLADNTSKDPEISELFIVEGDSAGGSAKQGRSRLTQAILPIRGKILNVEKATLDRVLANDEIRSLFTALGTGFGDDFDITKANYHKLIIMTDADVDGAHIRTLLLTLFYRFMKPMITHGYVYIAQPPLYQVRQGKFVKYIDSDEELEQVVSSLQPSPKPVIQRYKGLGEMDAEQLWETTMDPENRHLLRVKLDDAEQADKIFPMLMGTKVGPRRDFIEQNAKFVENLDL from the coding sequence GTGAGCAACGAACAACAAAAAGAAACCAAGATGGAATTGGCTAGCGAATATGATGCTAGTCAAATTCAGGTTTTAAAGGGATTGGATGCAGTTCGAAAGCGTCCCGGAATGTACATTGGTTCCACTTCAGCCCAGGGACTTCATCACCTTGTTTGGGAAATTGTTGATAACGGAATTGACGAAGCCTTAGCAGGATTTTGTGATGAAATTAATGTTGTAGTTAATCCCGATAACAGTATTACTGTTAAGGATAATGGACGTGGAATTCCAGTTGATACGCAAAAAGAAACTGGAAAGTCAGCCCTAGAAACTGTCTTTACTGTTCTCCACGCCGGAGGAAAATTTGGTGGCGGCGGATATAAGGTTTCCGGAGGTCTTCACGGGGTAGGGGCATCTGTTGTAAATGCCTTATCTACTGAATTGGATGTTAAAGTTGCTCGTCAAGGTAAACGTTACTACATGGATTTTGATCATGGGCACGTTAAGTCTTCAATGAAGGTGATTGAAGAAGGACTTCCAGAAACTGAGCATGGTACGACCGTTCATTTTAAGCCGGATCCGGAAATTTTCCGTGAAACAACGACTTACAATATTAAAACTTTAACTGATCGATTAAGAGAGTTAACCTTCTTGAATAAGGGACTTAAAATTACGATCGAAGACTTACGACAAGCAGACCATGAACGGAAAGAATTCCATTATGAAGGTGGGATTCGGCATTATGTTGGATACCTTAATGAAGATCAAAATGTCTTATTTGATCCACCAATTTACGTGGAAGGTAAAGAAAACGATATTACTGTTGAAGTTTCCTTACAATATACAGATTCATACCGTAGCAACTTACTAACGTTTACTAACAATATTCATACTTACGAAGGTGGAACTCATGAGACCGGATTTAAGATGGCTCTTACACGTGTTATTAACGACTACGGCCACAAAGTAGGTATCTTAAAGTCTAATGAGACCTTATCAGGGGATGATGTACGTGAAGGTTTAACTGCCGTTGTCTCCATTAAGCACCCTGATCCGCAATTCGAGGGGCAAACTAAGACTAAGTTAGGAAATTCAGATGCACGAACAGCGACGGACCATGTCTTCGCGGCAACATTTAACCGGTTCTTATTAGAACACCCAGACGAAGCGCGGCAAATTATTGAAAAAGGTCAACTCGCTTCCAAAGCACGGGTGGCTGCTAAACGGGCACGTGAAGTTACCCGTAAAAAGAGTGGTCTTGAAATTAGTAATTTACCAGGTAAGTTAGCTGATAACACAAGTAAGGATCCTGAAATTTCAGAATTATTTATTGTCGAGGGTGATTCTGCCGGTGGTTCAGCAAAGCAGGGACGTTCTCGCCTCACCCAAGCAATCCTTCCAATCCGCGGAAAGATTTTGAATGTTGAAAAAGCAACCCTTGATCGAGTCCTAGCTAATGATGAAATTCGTTCTTTATTTACCGCTCTTGGAACAGGTTTTGGGGATGACTTTGATATTACAAAGGCTAATTACCATAAATTAATTATCATGACTGATGCGGATGTCGATGGTGCCCACATTCGGACATTACTGTTAACCTTGTTCTACCGCTTTATGAAGCCAATGATTACGCATGGGTATGTTTATATTGCGCAACCGCCGCTATATCAAGTTCGGCAAGGTAAATTTGTGAAATACATTGACTCTGATGAAGAACTAGAACAGGTTGTAAGCTCACTGCAACCAAGTCCTAAGCCTGTTATTCAACGTTACAAAGGGTTAGGTGAAATGGATGCTGAGCAATTATGGGAAACGACAATGGACCCAGAAAATCGGCACCTATTACGAGTGAAATTAGACGATGCAGAACAGGCTGATAAGATTTTCCCAATGCTAATGGGAACTAAGGTCGGACCACGGCGCGACTTTATTGAACAAAATGCTAAGTTCGTTGAGAATCTTGACCTGTAA
- the gyrA gene encoding DNA gyrase subunit A: MAEQDMPNRITDVNLTSQMKNSFLDYAMSVIVSRALPDVRDGLKPVQRRILYGMNELGVTPDKPYKKSARIVGDVMGKFHPHGDSSIYEGLVRMAQDFSYRYMLVDGHGNFGSVDGDGAAAMRYTEAKISKIAVEMLRDINKDTVNFHDNYDGTEKEPDVLPARFPNLLVNGASGIAVGMATNIPTHNLGEVINGIHMLMDNPDITTEGLMKAIPGPDFPTGGVVMGKSGIRKAYETGRGTIVVRAKVDIEEQKNGKQRIIVHEIPYMVNKAKLIERIAELARNKDIDGITDVNDETDRDGMRIVIDVRRDASAEVILNNLYKMTLMQTTFNFNMLAIVNGAPKILSLKQILQHYLEHQESVVRRRTEFELKKAQNRAHIVAGLRIALDHIDEIINIIRNSQTSEVAKNELMNNYGLSDRQAQAILDMRLVRLTGLEREKIEDEYQKLMAAIADYKDILAHRERINQIIYDELMEIQKRFGDERRTELQVGDITNIEDEDLIEEEDIIVALTHNGYIKRLPVDEFKSQHRGGRGVKGMGVHKDDFIEQLISSSTHDMLLFFTNSGKVYSMKGYEVPEYGRTAQGIPIINLLGINNKEKISAVINVSHETNDDDKYLFFTTKLGTVKRTAVTGFKNIRSNGLKALNLHENDELIDVEVISEDQPMIIGTHNGYALSFKSSVVRSMGRSAAGVRGIRLRDEDYVIGAAPLNPDSKVLVISENGFGKQTPASEYPIKGRGGLGVKTVNVTAKNGPLVGLTTVNGDEDIMLVTDQGVIIRFDIESVSQTGRSAVGVHLIKMDNGARVATIAKVDKEIDEETEEATSNSSQEESQPTEN, from the coding sequence TTGGCTGAACAAGATATGCCTAATCGGATCACGGATGTAAATCTTACGAGTCAGATGAAAAACTCATTCTTGGATTATGCAATGAGTGTTATTGTTTCACGTGCGCTTCCCGACGTCCGTGATGGATTAAAACCGGTACAACGCCGGATTCTATATGGAATGAATGAATTAGGGGTTACACCAGATAAGCCTTACAAGAAGTCAGCTCGGATTGTCGGGGATGTAATGGGTAAGTTCCACCCTCATGGTGACTCTTCAATTTATGAGGGACTTGTTCGAATGGCTCAGGACTTTAGTTACCGTTACATGCTTGTTGATGGTCACGGTAACTTTGGGTCGGTTGATGGTGATGGAGCGGCTGCCATGCGTTATACCGAAGCAAAGATAAGCAAAATTGCAGTTGAAATGCTTCGGGATATCAATAAAGATACCGTTAATTTCCATGATAACTACGATGGTACTGAAAAAGAACCGGATGTGTTACCAGCTCGTTTTCCTAATTTATTAGTTAATGGTGCCTCAGGAATTGCCGTAGGGATGGCTACTAATATTCCGACTCATAATTTAGGGGAAGTTATTAACGGGATTCATATGTTAATGGACAATCCTGATATTACAACTGAAGGACTAATGAAGGCTATTCCGGGCCCTGACTTTCCAACTGGTGGAGTAGTAATGGGGAAGTCTGGTATTCGTAAAGCTTACGAAACCGGTCGGGGAACTATCGTTGTTCGAGCAAAAGTTGATATTGAAGAACAAAAGAATGGTAAGCAACGGATCATTGTCCACGAAATTCCTTATATGGTTAATAAAGCAAAATTAATTGAACGAATTGCTGAATTAGCTCGGAATAAAGATATTGACGGAATTACTGATGTTAATGATGAAACTGACCGTGACGGAATGCGAATCGTAATTGATGTTCGTCGTGATGCCAGTGCAGAAGTTATCTTGAATAACCTTTACAAGATGACCTTGATGCAAACAACTTTTAACTTCAATATGCTAGCAATTGTTAATGGTGCTCCGAAGATTTTAAGCTTGAAACAAATTTTGCAACATTATCTGGAACACCAAGAATCAGTTGTACGGCGACGGACAGAATTTGAATTAAAGAAAGCCCAAAATCGTGCGCACATTGTTGCCGGGTTGCGGATCGCTTTAGACCATATTGATGAGATAATTAATATCATTCGTAATTCACAAACAAGCGAAGTAGCGAAGAATGAGTTGATGAATAATTATGGTTTATCAGATCGGCAGGCACAAGCTATCCTTGATATGCGGTTAGTTCGGCTGACTGGCCTAGAACGTGAAAAGATAGAGGATGAATATCAAAAATTAATGGCAGCAATTGCTGATTACAAGGATATTCTTGCTCACCGTGAACGGATTAATCAAATCATTTATGATGAATTAATGGAAATTCAAAAACGTTTTGGGGATGAACGACGGACTGAACTTCAAGTTGGTGATATTACCAATATTGAAGATGAAGACCTAATTGAAGAAGAAGATATTATCGTTGCCTTGACCCACAATGGATACATTAAGCGTCTTCCGGTTGATGAATTTAAGTCTCAGCATCGTGGTGGCCGTGGTGTTAAGGGAATGGGAGTTCATAAAGATGACTTTATTGAACAACTAATTTCTAGTTCAACTCACGATATGTTGCTCTTCTTCACTAATTCAGGAAAAGTATACTCAATGAAGGGATATGAAGTTCCTGAATATGGCCGGACTGCTCAAGGAATTCCAATTATTAACCTTCTTGGGATTAATAATAAAGAGAAAATTAGCGCTGTTATCAATGTTTCACATGAAACTAACGATGACGATAAATACCTCTTCTTTACTACTAAGCTAGGAACCGTTAAACGGACAGCAGTAACAGGATTTAAGAATATTCGAAGCAATGGATTAAAGGCGCTTAATCTTCATGAAAACGACGAATTGATCGATGTAGAAGTTATTAGTGAGGATCAGCCAATGATTATTGGTACTCATAATGGATATGCTCTTAGCTTTAAATCATCAGTTGTTCGGTCAATGGGACGAAGCGCAGCCGGAGTTCGGGGAATTCGCTTACGAGATGAAGACTATGTAATTGGGGCTGCCCCTCTTAATCCTGATAGCAAGGTTCTTGTAATTAGTGAAAATGGTTTTGGAAAACAAACTCCTGCTTCTGAATACCCAATCAAAGGACGTGGCGGACTAGGGGTTAAGACAGTCAATGTTACTGCAAAGAATGGTCCGTTAGTTGGTTTAACAACTGTCAATGGTGATGAAGACATTATGTTAGTTACCGACCAGGGAGTAATTATTCGTTTTGACATTGAAAGTGTATCGCAAACTGGACGCTCTGCTGTTGGTGTCCACTTAATTAAGATGGATAATGGTGCCCGTGTTGCTACGATTGCAAAGGTGGATAAAGAAATAGATGAAGAAACTGAGGAAGCAACTAGTAATTCCTCCCAAGAAGAAAGCCAACCAACAGAAAATTAA
- the rpsF gene encoding 30S ribosomal protein S6 — translation METRKYEITYIIRPDIEESAKSELVDRFDKILADNGATIADSKDWSTRRFAYPIAKYTEGTYHVVNLTTDSDQALNEFDRLAKFSDDILRHMIVKLDA, via the coding sequence ATGGAAACACGCAAATATGAAATTACTTACATCATTCGTCCTGATATCGAAGAATCTGCAAAGAGCGAATTGGTAGACCGCTTCGACAAGATCTTGGCGGACAATGGTGCAACTATCGCTGACTCAAAGGATTGGTCAACTCGTCGTTTTGCTTACCCAATCGCTAAGTACACTGAAGGTACTTACCACGTGGTAAACTTAACTACTGATTCAGATCAAGCTTTAAACGAATTTGATCGTTTAGCTAAGTTCAGTGATGATATCCTACGTCACATGATTGTTAAGCTTGATGCTTAA
- the ssb gene encoding single-stranded DNA-binding protein, with protein MLNRAVLTGRLTRDPELRYTTSGTAVVSFTLAVDRQFRNQNGDRDADFINCVIWRKSAENFSNFTHKGSLVGIEGRIQTRNYENQQGNRVYVTEVVVDNFALLEPRQNGGMNQSGMQQPFNNNQQSFGAQAPQYGSQPQPGNNAPQSNPSPSMDNGFDPNQNAGNQFPGSSDDGGQSIDLADDELPF; from the coding sequence ATGCTTAATCGTGCAGTCTTAACTGGGCGTTTAACAAGAGATCCCGAGTTGCGGTACACAACCAGCGGGACAGCAGTTGTTTCATTTACGTTAGCTGTTGATCGGCAATTCCGAAACCAAAATGGTGATCGTGATGCTGATTTTATCAATTGCGTTATTTGGCGTAAATCCGCTGAAAACTTTAGTAACTTTACGCATAAGGGTTCACTTGTTGGAATTGAAGGGCGTATTCAAACCCGAAATTATGAAAACCAACAGGGTAACCGTGTATATGTTACCGAAGTTGTTGTAGATAATTTTGCATTGTTAGAACCTCGTCAAAATGGTGGTATGAACCAATCAGGGATGCAACAACCATTTAACAATAACCAACAATCGTTTGGTGCTCAGGCTCCACAATATGGCAGTCAACCACAACCCGGAAATAATGCTCCTCAAAGTAATCCGTCACCAAGTATGGACAATGGTTTCGATCCCAATCAAAATGCTGGCAACCAGTTCCCTGGAAGCAGTGATGATGGTGGTCAATCCATTGATTTAGCTGATGACGAATTACCATTCTAA
- the rpsR gene encoding 30S ribosomal protein S18, whose translation MAQQRRGGRRRRKVDFIAANHIEYIDYKDTDLLRRFISERGKILPRRVTGTSAKNQRKLTIAIKRARIMGLLPFVAED comes from the coding sequence ATGGCACAACAACGTCGGGGCGGACGTCGTCGTCGTAAGGTCGACTTCATCGCCGCAAACCACATCGAATACATCGATTACAAAGACACTGATTTATTACGTCGGTTCATTTCTGAACGTGGTAAGATCTTACCACGTCGGGTTACTGGTACTAGTGCTAAGAACCAACGTAAGTTAACTATCGCTATCAAGCGTGCACGGATCATGGGTCTTTTGCCATTCGTTGCAGAAGACTAG